One Sphaerisporangium krabiense DNA segment encodes these proteins:
- a CDS encoding cytochrome P450, which translates to MPSDQTSTVRYYDDLACWVVWGEAAREALEDRRLSSETFEVANLTYLPADMHDRCAHLIATLSRWFALLDGERHRTARRAVQPMFSPRRIRELGGVVHTIVEEALADFGKSATADAVADLADTISARTVAHVLELPGIEQRWARALADFLAASYRREYAVRAQEALHEMEEFIDGLPDGDGEGIWARSGDGDGDGDGDRLATSSMMLFGGLETTAALITFALWYMIGHGLQGGVAASRTGEEAAAIVERVLDLYAPLGHVARVAAEDTALGGHRIARGELVMVSLDGRDLFEPPSASDLSASDLSASDLPASDGPAAHLEGRRADHLAFGHGMHYCSGASLARLTATTVLTLFARRYPEARVREVRWRRNRTYRGFEHLYLTLSGDSGVTS; encoded by the coding sequence ATGCCGTCAGACCAGACATCCACCGTCCGCTACTACGACGACCTGGCCTGCTGGGTGGTGTGGGGCGAGGCCGCGCGGGAGGCGCTGGAGGACCGGCGCCTGTCCTCGGAGACGTTCGAGGTCGCCAACCTCACCTACCTGCCCGCCGACATGCACGACCGGTGCGCGCACCTGATCGCCACCCTGAGCCGGTGGTTCGCGCTGCTCGACGGCGAGCGGCACAGGACCGCCAGGCGGGCCGTCCAGCCGATGTTCTCCCCCCGCCGGATCCGCGAACTCGGCGGCGTCGTCCACACGATCGTCGAGGAGGCGCTGGCGGACTTCGGGAAGTCGGCGACCGCTGACGCCGTGGCCGACCTGGCCGACACGATCTCGGCGCGCACCGTCGCCCACGTGCTCGAACTGCCCGGCATCGAGCAAAGGTGGGCGCGGGCGCTGGCCGACTTCCTCGCGGCCTCCTACCGCCGCGAGTACGCGGTGCGCGCCCAGGAGGCGCTCCACGAGATGGAGGAGTTCATCGACGGCCTCCCGGACGGGGACGGCGAGGGCATCTGGGCCCGGTCCGGCGACGGCGACGGCGACGGCGACGGCGACCGGCTGGCCACCTCGTCGATGATGCTGTTCGGCGGGCTGGAGACCACCGCCGCGCTCATCACGTTCGCGCTGTGGTACATGATCGGCCACGGGCTGCAGGGCGGCGTCGCGGCGTCGCGGACCGGCGAGGAGGCGGCCGCGATCGTGGAGCGCGTCCTGGACCTGTACGCCCCGCTCGGCCACGTGGCCCGGGTCGCCGCCGAGGACACCGCGCTCGGCGGCCACCGGATCGCGCGCGGCGAGCTGGTCATGGTCTCGCTCGACGGCCGGGACCTCTTCGAGCCGCCGTCCGCGTCCGATCTTTCTGCGTCCGATCTTTCTGCGTCCGATCTGCCCGCGTCCGACGGGCCCGCCGCCCACCTCGAGGGACGCCGCGCCGACCACCTGGCGTTCGGCCACGGCATGCACTACTGCTCCGGCGCGTCGCTCGCGCGCCTGACGGCCACCACCGTGCTCACGCTGTTCGCCCGGCGCTATCCCGAGGCGCGCGTCCGCGAGGTGCGCTGGCGCAGAAACCGCACCTACCGCGGTTTCGAGCATCTCTACCTGACGCTGAGCGGCGACTCCGGCGTCACGTCCTGA
- a CDS encoding MFS transporter — protein sequence MAKDTPERPRTWWGVLAQRDFRLLWTGETASQLGNSITVVALPLIAVVSLGASSTAVGVLAAAVWLPWLIVGLPAGAWVDRVRKRPFMIACDLVSAAVFVSVPVAAWLGVLTLGQLIAVALISGTAATCFYPAYHAYVRTVLDGRDLMEGNAKLHGSETATQFAGPGAAGLLAQAFGAATALLADALTFLISAFCLHRIRVAEPPPAPREGRDPLGRQIAEGLRFVGRDRYLRPIVTWGAVTNLALMGYQAVQVVFLVRTVGLNPATVGVLLSTGSVGGIVGALVTTRVTRRVGTARGLLLLQLTTAPFALLMPMAGPGPRMLLFGLGGFFVGIGIAVANIVVGSFRQAYCPPHMLGRVVATAMAIGHSMIPLGSLLGGVLGDVVGYRGAMWIMTGVLAVCWLILALSPMRKERDLPETYEPEPALAGG from the coding sequence GTGGCGAAGGACACCCCGGAACGGCCCCGGACGTGGTGGGGCGTGCTGGCCCAGCGGGACTTCCGCCTGTTGTGGACGGGCGAGACCGCGAGCCAGCTCGGCAACAGCATCACCGTGGTCGCCCTCCCCCTGATCGCGGTCGTGAGCCTGGGCGCCAGCTCCACGGCCGTCGGTGTCCTCGCCGCGGCGGTGTGGCTGCCCTGGCTGATCGTGGGCCTGCCGGCGGGCGCGTGGGTCGACCGGGTGCGCAAGCGGCCGTTCATGATCGCGTGTGACCTGGTGTCCGCGGCGGTGTTCGTGAGCGTGCCGGTGGCGGCGTGGCTCGGCGTGCTGACCCTGGGCCAGCTCATCGCCGTCGCGCTGATCTCCGGCACCGCGGCCACCTGCTTCTACCCCGCCTACCACGCCTACGTCCGCACCGTGCTCGACGGCCGCGACCTGATGGAGGGCAACGCCAAGCTGCACGGCAGCGAGACCGCCACCCAGTTCGCCGGGCCGGGCGCGGCCGGCCTGCTCGCCCAGGCGTTCGGCGCGGCCACCGCGCTGCTGGCCGACGCGCTGACGTTCCTGATCTCCGCGTTCTGCCTGCACCGGATCCGCGTGGCCGAGCCGCCCCCCGCCCCCCGCGAGGGTCGCGACCCCCTCGGCCGGCAGATCGCCGAGGGGCTCAGGTTCGTCGGCAGGGACCGCTACCTGCGGCCCATCGTCACCTGGGGCGCCGTGACGAACCTCGCGCTGATGGGGTACCAGGCGGTCCAGGTCGTGTTCCTGGTGCGCACCGTCGGCCTGAACCCGGCCACGGTCGGGGTGCTGCTGAGCACGGGCAGCGTCGGCGGCATCGTGGGCGCGCTGGTCACCACCAGGGTCACCCGCCGGGTCGGCACCGCGCGCGGCCTGCTGCTCCTGCAGCTCACCACCGCGCCGTTCGCGCTGCTCATGCCCATGGCCGGCCCGGGGCCGCGCATGCTGCTGTTCGGGCTCGGCGGGTTCTTCGTCGGCATCGGCATCGCCGTGGCCAACATCGTGGTCGGCAGCTTCCGGCAGGCGTACTGCCCGCCGCACATGCTCGGCCGGGTCGTGGCGACGGCCATGGCGATCGGGCACAGCATGATCCCGCTCGGTTCCCTGCTCGGCGGCGTGCTCGGCGACGTGGTCGGATACCGGGGAGCCATGTGGATCATGACGGGCGTCCTCGCCGTCTGCTGGCTCATCCTCGCGCTGAGCCCGATGCGCAAGGAACGCGACCTCCCAGAGACCTACGAGCCGGAACCCGCCCTCGCCGGCGGGTGA
- a CDS encoding acetylating acetaldehyde dehydrogenase, giving the protein MPRGRAAGGIQGHRSSALMDISFLLFSHGRRLTSEEGLPVNGSEPLRVAILGAGLIGIDLLTKVQRSAVLDCQLVVGRDDRAYGLRRAAALGCATAADGIRSLVAADRPFDIVFDASNALSHVEHWKSLEPLGTRLVDLTPSMVGHMVAPTVNGADARSHRNVNLISCTGQAAVPILHALTRRHPAEYIEVVTTAASASVGRATRLNLDEYIDTTQDAVRTFTGVPEIKVMVNLSPASPPAMFRVAMSLLGGGFDAESVRADVEDAAARVRAFAPGLTVKACTVTGDRVFVAVEVAAAGERIPRHMGNVDIINAAAVLVAERWALSDAAIATTGVS; this is encoded by the coding sequence ATGCCGCGCGGCCGCGCCGCCGGCGGCATCCAGGGTCACCGGTCATCCGCGCTCATGGACATTTCGTTTCTCCTTTTCTCTCATGGACGCCGTCTCACGTCGGAAGAGGGCTTGCCTGTGAATGGAAGCGAACCGCTGAGGGTCGCCATTCTCGGAGCCGGACTCATCGGTATCGATCTCCTCACGAAGGTGCAGCGTTCCGCCGTCCTCGACTGCCAACTGGTGGTCGGACGCGACGACAGGGCCTACGGGCTGCGCCGCGCGGCCGCCCTCGGCTGCGCCACCGCCGCGGACGGGATCCGGTCGCTGGTCGCGGCCGACCGTCCCTTCGACATCGTGTTCGACGCGAGCAACGCCCTGTCCCACGTCGAACACTGGAAATCCCTCGAACCGCTGGGCACCCGGCTCGTCGACCTGACGCCGAGCATGGTCGGGCACATGGTCGCGCCGACCGTGAACGGGGCCGACGCGCGGTCCCACCGCAACGTCAACCTGATCAGTTGCACGGGGCAGGCGGCGGTGCCGATCCTGCACGCGCTCACCCGGCGGCACCCGGCCGAGTACATCGAGGTGGTCACCACGGCGGCCAGCGCGAGCGTGGGCCGGGCCACCCGCCTGAACCTCGACGAGTACATCGACACCACGCAGGACGCCGTGCGGACGTTCACCGGCGTGCCGGAGATCAAGGTGATGGTCAACCTCAGCCCGGCGTCGCCGCCGGCGATGTTCCGCGTGGCGATGTCGCTGCTGGGCGGCGGGTTCGACGCCGAGTCCGTCCGCGCGGACGTGGAGGACGCCGCCGCGCGGGTGCGGGCGTTCGCGCCCGGCCTCACGGTCAAGGCGTGCACGGTGACCGGCGACCGGGTGTTCGTCGCGGTCGAGGTCGCCGCCGCGGGCGAGCGCATCCCGCGGCACATGGGCAACGTGGACATCATCAACGCGGCGGCCGTGCTCGTCGCCGAGCGGTGGGCGCTGAGCGACGCGGCGATCGCCACCACGGGGGTGTCATGA